A single region of the Dehalococcoidia bacterium genome encodes:
- the istA gene encoding IS21 family transposase gives MARREITMNEIVEVVYQWHQGAGVKSISRSLGLDRKSVRKYVRLAQVAGITRSSPFPEEAVLLCLLKERVASSSPLRKTPAQDVLAAHREWMSEMIKAEHMTAKQVWRLLRERANITVSYPSVKRYLMAQFQFGRPAVCVRLEVEPGSQAQVDFGYAGLMVDPLSGRRRRAWVFIMSLSYSRHRFVRFVFRQDTATWIDCHIRAFEFFGAVPAAVVLDNLKAGVVKPDLYDPTLNRAYAELERHYGFVADPAKVASPKHKGKVERNVAVVRKHLLAGRSFRDVQEANERALRWCKEEIGMELHGTTKRKPYEVFRIEELPHLRALPPERFQCPQWKECTVHPDHHLVFEHSYYSLPTRYIGREVWVRGDERLVRVFLGPELIKTHPRAQRPGTWVTDLSDYPPEKLAYLMPAPSYCRKRAAEVGPQTQILVRKILAENAMRNLRKAQAIIRLADKYGKERMEAASQRSLYFGNLHYRAIKRILERDLDEIPDTTPPTAQLSLLGMRFLREPSYFIPEKEVVA, from the coding sequence ATGGCAAGAAGGGAGATCACCATGAACGAGATTGTAGAGGTTGTTTATCAGTGGCACCAGGGAGCCGGCGTTAAGAGTATTTCTCGGTCCCTGGGACTTGATCGCAAGAGCGTTCGCAAATATGTCCGGCTGGCACAGGTGGCCGGTATTACCAGGAGCAGCCCCTTTCCCGAGGAGGCGGTGCTTCTTTGCCTTCTCAAGGAGAGGGTGGCGAGTTCTTCGCCCTTGAGAAAGACTCCGGCCCAGGATGTTCTGGCTGCCCATCGGGAGTGGATGAGTGAGATGATCAAGGCCGAGCACATGACGGCCAAACAGGTATGGCGACTGCTCAGGGAAAGGGCGAACATCACGGTGAGCTACCCCAGCGTGAAGCGTTACCTGATGGCGCAGTTTCAGTTTGGGAGGCCCGCGGTGTGCGTCCGTCTGGAGGTCGAGCCCGGCAGCCAGGCTCAGGTGGATTTTGGTTATGCGGGCTTGATGGTGGATCCTCTGAGCGGGAGGAGACGCCGTGCCTGGGTCTTCATCATGAGTCTTTCTTACAGCAGGCATCGATTTGTGCGGTTTGTCTTCCGGCAGGACACTGCCACCTGGATCGATTGTCACATCAGGGCCTTTGAGTTCTTCGGGGCCGTGCCCGCCGCCGTTGTCCTTGACAACCTCAAGGCCGGCGTGGTCAAACCCGACCTCTACGACCCCACCCTGAATCGCGCCTATGCCGAGTTGGAGAGGCACTATGGGTTTGTGGCTGACCCGGCCAAGGTGGCCTCTCCCAAGCACAAGGGCAAGGTGGAGCGAAACGTTGCTGTGGTTCGCAAACACCTCCTGGCCGGCCGCAGTTTTCGCGATGTACAGGAGGCCAATGAACGGGCGCTGCGGTGGTGCAAGGAGGAGATCGGAATGGAACTCCACGGAACCACCAAGAGGAAGCCCTATGAAGTGTTCCGGATAGAAGAGTTGCCCCATCTCAGGGCCTTGCCTCCGGAGCGCTTCCAATGCCCGCAATGGAAGGAGTGCACGGTCCATCCTGACCATCACCTGGTCTTCGAGCACTCCTATTATTCCCTCCCCACCCGCTATATCGGCCGAGAAGTCTGGGTAAGGGGGGATGAGAGGCTGGTCCGGGTCTTTCTCGGTCCGGAGCTGATCAAAACCCACCCCAGAGCCCAGAGACCCGGAACCTGGGTTACAGACCTCTCAGACTACCCCCCTGAGAAACTGGCCTATCTCATGCCTGCTCCCAGCTATTGCCGCAAGAGGGCGGCCGAAGTGGGGCCTCAAACCCAGATCCTCGTCCGCAAGATCCTGGCTGAAAACGCCATGCGCAATCTGCGTAAAGCCCAGGCCATTATCAGACTGGCGGATAAATACGGCAAAGAGCGCATGGAGGCGGCATCCCAAAGATCGCTCTACTTTGGGAATCTTCACTACCGGGCCATCAAGCGCATCCTGGAGAGAGACCTGGATGAAATCCCCGATACTACGCCTCCCACAGCCCAACTCAGCTTGCTGGGAATGCGTTTCTTGCGTGAGCCCTCCTACTTCATCCCGGAAAAGGAGGTGGTCGCATGA
- the istB gene encoding IS21-like element helper ATPase IstB, translated as MNFDHQLQGKLKNLRLGGFMESLDVRLQQAQSSSLGYLDFLQLLVQDEIERRESKKLSLRLSRASFEEEKTLEGFDFTFNPKVNHKLIRDLATCAFVEKGEHVLLYGPAGTGKSHIAQALGHQACRKGYDVLFTKAVKLFRFLLAGRADHSWEKRTKKYLHPDLLIIDDFGLAALTQAQAEDFYEIVSERHLNSSLIITSNRPPQDWITLFPDPVMANSALDRLSHHAHHLIMEGESYRKKLKPKTSNPSKPKGGN; from the coding sequence ATGAACTTCGATCATCAATTACAGGGAAAGCTCAAGAACCTGCGCCTGGGCGGTTTCATGGAAAGTCTGGATGTCCGCCTCCAGCAAGCTCAAAGCTCCTCCCTCGGCTATCTGGACTTCCTCCAACTCCTGGTGCAGGATGAGATCGAAAGAAGAGAAAGCAAAAAACTCTCCTTGCGCCTCAGCAGAGCCTCCTTCGAGGAGGAAAAGACCCTCGAAGGCTTTGATTTTACCTTTAATCCCAAAGTCAACCACAAGCTCATCCGCGATCTGGCCACCTGTGCCTTTGTAGAAAAAGGCGAGCATGTCCTCCTCTATGGTCCCGCAGGCACAGGCAAGAGTCATATCGCCCAAGCCCTCGGTCACCAGGCATGCCGCAAAGGCTATGACGTCCTCTTCACAAAGGCGGTAAAACTCTTTCGTTTCCTCCTGGCCGGCAGAGCCGATCACTCATGGGAAAAACGAACTAAAAAATATCTGCACCCGGATCTGCTCATCATCGATGACTTCGGGCTGGCGGCTCTCACTCAGGCACAGGCCGAAGACTTTTACGAAATCGTCTCGGAGCGCCACCTCAACTCGTCACTGATTATCACCAGCAACCGTCCTCCACAGGACTGGATCACACTTTTCCCAGATCCCGTAATGGCCAACTCCGCTCTGGATCGCCTCAGCCATCACGCACACCATTTAATCATGGAAGGAGAATCCTATCGAAAAAAACTGAAACCCAAAACCTCAAACCCCTCTAAGCCCAAAGGGGGGAATTAA
- a CDS encoding helix-turn-helix transcriptional regulator, with protein MIAKTFGNFFKQKRINLGLTLREFCRIHELDPGNISKLERGLAKPPQSQETLAKYGAMLKIENDSEEWREFSDLAATSAGKLPEDVISNEEIMNALPVLFRTARKESLTEETLTKRVS; from the coding sequence ATGATTGCGAAAACATTCGGCAATTTTTTTAAGCAGAAGAGAATCAACTTAGGACTGACCTTAAGAGAATTTTGCCGCATCCATGAGTTAGACCCGGGAAATATCAGCAAACTGGAAAGAGGTCTGGCAAAGCCGCCGCAGTCGCAAGAGACATTGGCAAAATACGGCGCCATGTTGAAAATCGAAAATGACTCCGAAGAATGGCGTGAATTCTCTGATTTGGCGGCAACAAGCGCCGGCAAGTTACCGGAAGATGTGATCTCGAACGAAGAAATAATGAATGCATTGCCGGTTCTTTTCAGGACGGCCAGAAAGGAAAGTCTAACCGAAGAAACCCTGACAAAACGCGTCTCGG